The following DNA comes from Hemibagrus wyckioides isolate EC202008001 linkage group LG05, SWU_Hwy_1.0, whole genome shotgun sequence.
GAATCTAGTGCCTTTTTCTGAAGCTGAATTCCAAAAGATGACAAATGTTTATGCTACTCACCCGGTAAACTCATAAATACGTATGTTTATAGTAATTGTAGGCTTTGTATGCTTATAGTAAATGGAATAATTTATCACTATTTTGTGAGCTTGATATCAGACAACAGAGTTTACCTTTGTTAAGGAGATGTTTAAAAGGTCAGTGGGTTCTTGTGTCTTCAGAACATTAAACAATACAGATGAATTTATCCAGCTACAGTTGTGGTCACAGAAAATATTAATTGCTTACATTGCTCATGTAGGCCATCATGTTGTTGTTTCACATTGCCACTTATGGACTTAATGAGGCATGATATTGCAGAAGTAATATTGTAGTGCCCAGAGATAGCAGGTGTGTTcatcttaaaaataaacaaataaataaataaataaatagtttagtTTCTTGTTagtttagttatttagtttattaaccTGTGCTacaatgtgtatatattttctaGTCTAAAAATACCTTAAGTAAGCCCCTTGtcagtatttaaataaaactcacTGCAGCCTCTATATGCTTCAGATAGGGAagataaatgatttatttgcaCTTTTTTAGTGATACTGTTTTAAAGTTGTGACCAAAGCAGCTGAGAAAAGAATGtatgtatgaaataaaatatgtatgaaAAATTTCTTATTTGATCACTCTGAGTAACTCAACTTTAATCTCTTTTATCTCTTACTCTTTCTCACCTCGACCAGTCTGCAATGCAGTTCATAGTAAACTACATGGCAGAGGACATAGTAATAGCAAAAATTAAAAGTGATGCCAGTTTGCTGTGGAGCATCAGTCCAGCTAGCCATGAAGCCATGATCCATGAACTCAGCAATTCttcacacatttacattaccaTGCGCTGGACCTTAACAAGGTACATGCACACTCACCGTGATATAAATCcaagatttacacacacacacacacacaaacctacttTGCTGACACCACCAGACACCAACCTTTTTTGTGTTATGGGCAGAAATGCATCCATTGCGATGAACGTAGAGACCATAGGTGAACATACTGTGAAGTATGAGGACAAAGTGCTTCAACATAACCTTGTGCAAATGCTCAAAGGGGCACGTACCAAACCAGtgtaagtattttaaaaatcttcctttgtttctttataTAGCTTTCTCCTTTATTCTTGTATTTTTCCTTAATCTGAAAATAATTAAGAATTATGTGATCTTATAAACTATAGTCCAAGCTCAAATATGCTCATCACCTTATCGGGCAAGCAGCAAATAACTTAGAGGGACATAACAATGCCCCCACCCTCAGCAGTCACATATACAAAATGCTTATATTGTATAGTAACAGATACAACACAAAGCACAGGGACACAATACAATAATGGCAAAGGTACTAGTTATAGAATACATAATATATAGACATTGTGTTAGACAAAACCTTATGAGGgaatagggaaaaaaaactaagGGGGTCTGTGCATgtgatacatatatatatatatataaaatttcacTCAAGTGTGAAATAAAAGACTTTTTATGTTCATCCAATTGTTAAGCAAATGTCAATTTTGTTATGcttcttgtgtgttttttgtaggATAATTGAAAACCTGATGCCTAAATATATCAGAGGACCCTCAGGGCCAGAATCAAAAATGGCACATAGACTTAATGTTGGCAAGTCATTCATGTTCTAATAAATAGTGGTTACtagatatttaaaaaagaaaccatAGTGTCATAAAAAGAATTTGTTCAGTTTgttcatgatctcacacacacacacacacacacacacacacacacacacacacacactgagaattatttaaaaaatggaaagtCAAGAGCTCAAGAGAAGGTATACCTGTGTTCATTTTAAATCCACCTGTATTCAGCCATTGTTTAGTTACACAATAAGTATCTTTGTTTTTTGGAGCTAACAGCTAAACTCTCAGATCAGGTTAGGTCATGGAGACCAAGGAATTAGCCATGAAGCTTCAGAATGAAACAGATAGGAAGAAAATGCTGGAGAAGGTTCTTAAAACTTCAGCAAATAGCACTGTGAAATCCATTACAACAAAGTGAATAAAATGACACAACCCAAACACTAGCAAGGTTAAACCAAACTGAGCAAGAAGAGCAATACTCAGAGAAGTTAGAAAAGGTAAAACAGAGAAACTTCTCCAGTCAAAATTAAAGGCTCCAACAGGAATGATTCAAAGTACAGGGCAAGAATTTAAAAGAATGGCTTGAAAAAAAGATGGTTTACATTAGGGAACATCTGTATCAAAGCCCAGACTTCAATACAACTGAAATACTGTGGCATGACCTGAAAACTGAGAAAGGTGGAGAAAATTTTCATTGAGGAATAGAAGAAGATGCCAAATATCAAGCTTACAGAGAcacatcagagacaacacaaatCTGTGATTGCTGCAAAATGACAATTCACATTGAGGTGTTGAAATGAGACAGTTTGtagattttttccttttaaaaaagtTCAGAGGGCAtccaaacattttatttttttctgtaaagaaTCACTCCACAGAAAGCATTCATTGTGGTATTTTGAGAAAGTATAATTCAGGGATCGGGTGAATACTTTCTGGCGGCAGtgtaatatataaaacattttctataTGTTTACTCGCTCAGTAACTTCTCAGCTTAAATGCATACAGTAGTGGTGATGTTAGTCTTAAttttatatatgatatataatattttatatcttaTAATAGAAATGCATGCATTAATGACCTTTGGCTGTATTAAACTTCACAGAAAATTCTGATCGCTCAGATGACCATAATTTGGTCTTCTTCCGTCCCTTGTCCATCAAACTGAAACAAGCCAACAATAGCAACGAGGGTAATGCGCCATACTGGTGGGTGGTGGAGGAGTGCAGTCCAGGTCATCCAGTAACCAGATGCCAGAACATTGAAATAGTGGTCTTCAATGACAAAGTCAGTCCATCCAGCCTGGGATTCTTGGCTGGATATGGGTAAGAAGGCTATTCCCTCTTTCTCCTAGCATAACAGTTAGTAGGCAATGAATGTGTAGCTTGAACCACATGCACACAGTGAATAGCATAGTATGTTTTGTAAAATGTGCATAAGCTGTTTTCAAAGAACACTGAAAAAGGTTACAAGCTgatgtgtgtcttgtgtgttgTGCAGCATCGTGGGACTGTACATGTCAGTGGTACTGGTGATTGGTAAATTTGTGCGTGAGTTCTTTAATGGAATATCACGTTCCATCATGTTTGAGGAACTACCAAATGTGGACCGTGTGCTGAAACTGTGCACCGACATCTTTGTTGTCCGGGAGACTGGCGAGATGGAACTGGAGGAGCAACTGTTTGAAAAACTCATCTTTTTATACCGATCACCTGAAACCATGATCAAAATGACcagggaaaagaaaacagactAGCATTTCTTAGTTTCCTTTGAGtgattactgttgttgttgttgtttttttaaatatcatacCACAATTTTAATAGTGTTGTCCTTCTTCCCTAATTAAGTCCTACTTCTAAACAGAGTTCTCAGAACGTATTTGCCCAATGCTATGTATTATCAGTCTTTACCATTTGAGCATGAAATTCTTTATACTTCTTCCATTCtactttatactgtatatatgacaTGTATGTATGAAAAATTGAGGGTATAGCAGTGCTTAAAGGATGCTTAAAAGGGTGAAAACAACAGCTATTATTTACTTTTGGTTTGCTGCAGTACATCATGTCTCCACAAATAAGTCTTTTGGCAGATGTCTTAAAACCCTTTCAGCCACATTTTCCTTAAAGAGAATCGTCTTAAGCTCTGCCTTACTCTTTCTAATGCATGTGTCTATTTCATAAATCCCACTATTTCATTTCAATGTAGCAGAACAAAGGTGCCATAGACGCATTCCTTTTTAACGTTATTCATGCATTTAATTTCTTTGAAAAATTGAGTTGCAAGCAAGTAACAATTCATTTGGATAActacattatacattatttgcTCCACCTTACAGAAAATACCATAGAAAAAGAATAATGGATATGACAGTGAACCAactgaaaattaaaataataaaatccgGCTGATTTGATAGATAAGATAATCAGATAATATCTGTTCTAGGATTAGCACTACAGTGCGGCAAGCTGGTTTGGAAATGATTACTtgatagtttatttttattacacaaatGATTTTAGAAATAACATTTCATGTTCAAAAGAAATCCGTCTGTAACAGTTGATTGTTACACCTTATGATGGTGATAGCAGAGGAGTCTGTATTTCTCATTACACGTCCAGAGATCACATTATGTCTTATTTCAGGGACTAGAAGGGACTAGTAATGTCTGCTGCAAGAAACAAAAATCCCTGGGTAGAGAAAAATGGAAACATGTAGCATTAAAACGATAACCGCAAAACACAGTTTTATCCTAAATATAACTAATGTGCACAGGCAcatcacacaccccatacatgtgCAGTTACATGCAAACACATTCCTACAGTgtttaatgtttctcttaaCTGAAAATCTCTGTAATGTCTACAAAAAAATCGAACTATTGTCTTACAGACTTTGTTTGCTATATACATGTAatgaaatcaataaataaataaatgaaattttatattttaaataaatgaaaatgccaGTTGGGGTGATGGACTGTCATGCTTTTTACTGTAATCAGCAGATAAAAAGGTACTCAGTTTCAgtttgtgacacacacacatcttgttAACTGAAATGATCATGCTAGATttcttacacacattcatactaaaaatatttttttatactggTGGATTCATCTAGGTATCAAAGGTATATAATGTGACAGGAACACTTACACTCAAAATTTgtgattttgaaaaaaaaaagtgcttgattttacatttttcaaaattctggagtttttttttccacaatcctACTTTATTTGGTAAATATACAAGCACAATATTCTGCTTTTAAACTACTACCAGTGAATACACATATGTAAGTACTTTCTGTGATGCACATGAATTAAACAGAGCTTTGGCTAAATGTGTGTTGAATATGTCTTGGCCTAAATCTGAGCAAAATTTGTGGTGATTTAGATTTAGGTCATTTCTAAGATAATTGCAgagtttgtttgattttgtgaTACTGAAATCctttaaacactttatttatgGATTAACTGTGACAACAAATGTATAAATACTGCAAGTGTTGAATTTAATGGATTTTAGAGAATGTGCCGGGAGATCTAGCATTAACTATATAAAGACACTCACTGCTAGAATGCCTCCATTTACACCTATTTTCAAGAGCACTAAACAGCTAGCTTACCAGTGCTACTTACATTTTCAATGGTCATCACTGATTTATTCAAGCTGAAACCCTTTACACTCGGCAATGGAAGGCCTTCCTTCAGTTGGGCTGAAACATTATAGTGTTGTTTCATATTAAAATCAGAGAAGTCAAATGATGCtaaatatgaattaataaatgtCAGAAGGATTTATTTCTCACCATTTATCTTTGGAAGTACAAAGCTGTTCATTACTGTCTTCATCAAATTCTCAAATGGTGCGGTCTGAAAAAGATCAGAATGGTGTCAGATAGATTGTAAAATTAACAGTGTTATAATAAGCTTAAAATCAACGTATTGAGAAGTTCTTAAGCACATACATCGAATTTCTCAATCTCTGTCGATCCAAGCTGCACGGTCAAACTGCAGCCATCCGAGAATTTTAAAAACAGAATATAGAAGTTAAACTGTTattctgttttcatttaaacaaaGTTAAGATGGATAAAACAGGTATGTATACACTTACTTTTTCATTTCCAAAACACCCTTCAGCAGCTGACCGTCGGTGTAGACTTTAGCGCTAAAAGAATAGTGCTTGTAGAGGGGAAATATGGTCATGCAGAACAAGTGTTATTCACATGTCATCTACACTGAATCTACTGTGCTTCTACGTTCAATGTATTTCTTCAATGCTTTTAAATTagaattttgtttgtttctttctttctttcttttttttttttttttacacgtttCTGTAAAATACTAAGAATCTCTCTTTGTAGAAACTGATCTTGGGGTTTTCTGTGCAACTGACTCAATTTAATGATTCATTAATGAGGTAGAAGAGGCAAAACTCTTTGTTTGCGATGGTAGGAGTACTCCAAGACTATGATTGATAAATACTCCCCTAGGCAGACTTATTTGGACTGGCATTGTTTCTTTGATATTTCCTGACTGACACATTTGATAGTTTCTGATCACTGTTGATCATTATTCATATAATTTGTGGTCTGGTTTTATTACAAGATACTGGCATCATAAGCCAAGGTAAATATTAGATCATACATTAGATGACTATGATTGTTTTATGCATTGGGAAGTAGAAGCTTTAGGACCAGTGAACAATGCAGTACTGTAGATTAGAAAGTGTATCAGAAATgtgaataaaagaagaaaactcTCACCATATCCAGTGTGAAGAGGGGGATTAAATGAGTGGGTGACTTGATAGCGCTGAATTTGGCTGCAGCAGACAATTCCACATTAATCACAGTTTGATTAAAAGAAATGAGTGGGGTATCAGTGGCATATAGCACTACTTCCATCTCCATGTCTGGATACTTCTTGGGAAGCTTCAATTAAAAAACCCAAAAAGGACATTAATTGACTGCAAGACCAAAGATCAGGTGCAAGATCATGTTCGTGAAAATTAATTGACTGTAAACCATAAATTCCTTTTTACACAATTTTATAAGGTCTCTCCAGGATTTATCAATTTTGCGATAAAGCAAACTTCATAATATTCAGAGGAGCTTTCAATTTTCCAAAATTACTACAGAACTATGTTTCTCGTCATGTGACACTATCAAGCCAACAACATACATTCAGTTTGTGTGCATTGAACATTAGTATCATACAAAGTTATCATACAAAGCAACTACATATGTGTCTTTACtgataataatgtaaaaaaagaatcatgtgcttgcaatttcactaATTCACTTAGTCTgcaaaaaagctaaaaaaaataaaataacatttaaaaaaaacttggaaaaaaacattttgggccacaaaaaaaaatcctggaagTACTGATTAGCCAGTCAATCTGGCAACATTAGATGATATGCCCTACAGAAACCCAATACACACCTGAGGAACCAGGGATCCAAACTGGCTTGTGTTCAGGTGAATGGGTGAGGCCTTGGGGATCTTTGGAACAAGAAATCAATACTTGTTAATACTTATGCAAGCactatgtaatatatatatatatatatatatatatatatatatatatatatatatatatatatatatatatatatatgtgtttgtgtgtgtgtatgtgtgtgtacatactcacacactaatGAAGAGCTAACCTTTACAACACAGTGAGTTTTATAAATCATGCAAATCATGCAAAAATAACGACCACCTTCAgtaagtttatttatatttagttaatattataattagcatgtaaaacatggaaaaacattaataataaacaccaatTCAGCTCAGCCCAAGCTGCATtgatttctattcatttctctTAAAATTCCACTGCAATACTAGTATGTGCTCTGGGTGGCTTGGGCTGTGTTCCTTTACCCACAagagtaaaatgaaataaacctgTAAAAATTTTAAATCTGTAAACATTTTATGTTCTTTAAGATCATTTTGTGGTGTTTTAGTCTTAGTTAGATCAtgttagatttagatttaaccCAAACATTTTCCTTAATGCATTAACATTGTTTAACAAACATGTAATAACATGTTTGTACAGGTGGTTGTTCTTCATGCATGAATTCATAAGATTCACACCATAATCAGAGTTAATTCTTTATTACTTTGTGATTAATGCATTCCTTAACTCATtattagttcatatttaagttGTTAATTCAGGTGCAATCAGATATTGAATGGAATAAAACTACTGTCTCAAGATAAGCTAACTGTGTAGAGTCTTACCCAAAAAGACTATTAGTTTGGGGGTATGCGTACTTTTCAACCAGGTTATTGtagcattttctttttccatttcccCCATAAATTATTCTATTCTGACGAGACTGAGcatggtttaattttttatatcaCAAAAAGTGATACAAgagtgtgtagacttttttaaTTACccattgtttttttgtaatttatagACAAATCATCTTGTagtaagaagaagaaacagatgATTTTTTAGATAATATCCTCACCATGCCATCTGTGATGTTGATGCTCAACACTCCAGATTTAAGATAGGCATATGCTGCTGAGTTTATGCAGaactcagacacacccactgACAGCATGTAATTTGCTTCCCATGGCAGCTTGAAATTGTGGGGAGAAAATGGTGGCTCAGAAGGAGACTTAATGCTGTAAAATTCACCCTGTTACAAAGAAACAAGAACATTATTTATCACAAAAtaatcagtgtaaaaaaaatcatttgtatCCAGCATTTTCGTTTATAGTCTACAGTTTGATAGGCAGCTTATAAAGAATGAATTTTGACGTATATTATTTGCATTAATTATCTAATCTTTGATGCATATGTAAATAGGGGGACATTTTTAAAAGCAGTTTTCAACTCTAAGgcattcttttatttaatattcctGGAAAACCAGAACATACAATCATAATCCACAGACATAAATCTTTATGTAACCTAATCGAGTGGCATTGTGTTAGcaaatgaaatatttgtcatacctttacatttaattcaaatccattgtCGAACACAACAGGCGAGTCGGTCAGCGAAAGATTCAAATATACATAAGAATCAAACTTAATGACATCTGTTAAACAAAAGATAATGAGAGGTTTACTTTAGTGTGTTACTTTAGCACTCCCACATTTACAGTCACCAGACTTTTAACTGTGTACCTGTTTATGCATCTTGCATGTTTATGCAAGTTTGTTTCTCACGCTTTATATATCCCTATATCCCTCTCTATTTGTTCCTTTGGTCCACAGcccttttgttgttttattattttattattgttttttgtgtttataccACTGACTTCTGATCCTGTTAAGCTCTGATATTCCTGTTTTGCCCTGTTGACCATTGCCCATTTGGACTGTGCTTTTGCCTTTTGGATTTATGTTGTGCCTGTTTgcagtttattgtttttttttgttactgtcTAATACTTTTGCCCATTCCTAATTTTGTTCTGATACTTTTACCTATCCCTGTTTTTGGcctttttttgtgtgaaagCATGTGGTATTAACTAAGAAAAGATTTTGTCAGTTTGTGTAACATTAGTATGAAATCACTGAACATTTTACAATTCGACTTGGAAACTGTACTGATATTTTGGATTTTATAATCCTCCATATGTACAAAGGCAGGAGAGTTTGTGCTCAACAATGCTACTGTGTCtgcatgtaaaaaataaataaataaaataaaataggaagagaatcaaacaaacaaaaaactgcaTGCTTTTTTATGTAAGGACTGAATTTTTAGTTCATGTTAGAAATTAGTTTTCAGACTTGATATGATTATTCAGGACAGATCAACATCCTTGGATAGTTTTCTTTACTACTGCCAACTTAGAAATTGTGCAGTCAAATGATAACTAACCCTAAGTTCTCCCGAATGAATATGGTTACAGATTCAACAAAGATGTGCACTAGTTACACATTTTTACTCAAGTAACGGTTACACAGCTTTATAAAGAATTTAAGCATTGAATTACCATTTGCAGCCAGATATTTGTCAATATTTTCAATTCCTTTCTGAAATTGTGGACATATCTGGATGAAGAGAAGCAATATATCATTATTTGATACTTGGCTAAAGATACAAAGAATCATGACTTGAATCACAACAACAAAGTTTCCTACCCGTTGTTGGATCATAGTTTTAATGTATCCACTGAACTTTTTTACAAAACTCCGGAAGAGGAAACTGAAAAATATTGTAGGCTGAGATTAATTATCCTTTTATATCTCATATATATGCAGTATTCACAGCACAAGCAGATGGGCTAAATAAAGGCTTAGATTAGATATAGTATGTGCATGGAAAGCATTCATTATGGCCAAATATTTGTTGGCCTCTAACTGTTGCCAAAAAGCTGGAAGCACACAGTTTTATAGAATGATTTTATATGCTACATCGTTAaagttttccttcactggacCTCAAGtagtctgcacagagtcctgatttTCAACTGTAATGCTAGCTGTGCAAACGTGCAAAtccacacagccacactccagCGAAAACCCTTTCCAAAAGAttggaggttttttttaaaaagcaaaggAGGACTAAATCTGGTTGTTGATATGTTTTTGTGTACTTGAGTGTGTT
Coding sequences within:
- the bpifcl gene encoding bactericidal permeability-increasing protein, yielding MWLVATFLLLGITQTHAEYPSLQAVLSQKGLQKVSHWVTDWLQGDLSTITLPEIKGSISIFVGSIHYSLHDMTIVRCDLPEPSVSFSEGTGLSFQLQGLSLAITGQWNTYFGIIHDGGWFDMALFTINLNTLLEFENTEEHLSITTAMCNADVGGVQINFHGGASFLFRSFVKKFSGYIKTMIQQRICPQFQKGIENIDKYLAANDVIKFDSYVYLNLSLTDSPVVFDNGFELNVKGEFYSIKSPSEPPFSPHNFKLPWEANYMLSVGVSEFCINSAAYAYLKSGVLSINITDGMIPKASPIHLNTSQFGSLVPQLPKKYPDMEMEVVLYATDTPLISFNQTVINVELSAAAKFSAIKSPTHLIPLFTLDMHYSFSAKVYTDGQLLKGVLEMKNLTVQLGSTEIEKFDTAPFENLMKTVMNSFVLPKINAQLKEGLPLPSVKGFSLNKSVMTIENGFLFLAADITSPF